Proteins from a genomic interval of Eriocheir sinensis breed Jianghai 21 chromosome 20, ASM2467909v1, whole genome shotgun sequence:
- the LOC127001236 gene encoding protoheme IX farnesyltransferase, mitochondrial-like isoform X2: MGSIIRGRGWSALVRACHHNTTCIYYGKSVSQCTSSTHPYTTTHLMKGVDKRFKSSAAFLRSAGTLERDSNEGSEERTLPQGDTTAQKRPVRVMVIRSATQQKPLRSNEAPLLHHARASAVVDVRKDVATHSSPQEIHLSVDQLLRDSRKLLYIAKRSQNEDEDDIEYSSERESRKHREPELVGALPPGALDWRPQVLDFRKLGVYYADLAKSRLTGLVVLTAVAGYAMAPAPMEVTTLLLCALGTGLVSAAANSINQFLEVPFDSQMDRTKNRILVRGLVTPLHAVSFASVCSIAGIGMLYFGANGLAAALGAVNLVLYTSVYTPMKRLTILNTWLGAVVGAIPPLIGWASCAGELGAGAWIMAAILYAWQFPHFNSLSWNLRPDYSRAGYRMMSVTDPDLCRRVTLRYSLAMVGICTLAPVTDVTTWTFAADSLPFNGYLVYLAWRFHQDADSKSSRKLFLFSLIHLPVIMMLMIISKKHYGKGKTTEAVGAASESVEGATKNELSHTLGT; encoded by the exons ATGGGTAGCATAATCAGGGGGCGAGGGTGGAGCGCCCTAGTGCGAGCgtgtcaccacaacacaacatGCATCTACTACGGGAAGAGTGTGTCACAGTGCACCTCATCGACACACCCCTACACCACCACGCACCTCATGAAGGGGGTTGATAAGAGGTTCAAGTCCTCTGCTGCATTCCTGAGAAGTGCTGGAACGCTGGAGAGAGACAGCAATGAGGGCAGTGAGGAGAGGACACTGCCCCAGGGAGACACCACAGCACAGAAGAGACCAGTCAGG GTGATGGTGATCCGCAGCGCCACACAGCAGAAGCCCTTGAGGAGCAACGAGGCACCACTCCTGCACCACGCCAGGGCTAGTGCTGTGGTGGACGTGAGGAAGGACGTAGCCACCCACAGCAGCCCACAGGAAATACACCTCTCTGTGGACCAGCTGCTACGGGACTCCAGGAAGCTACTCTACATTGCCAAGCGCTCACAG aatgaggatgaggatgacatAGAGTACAGCAGTGAGAGGGAGTCCCGCAAACACAGGGAGCCAGAGCTGGTTGGAGCCTTGCCGCCCGGTGCCCTGGACTGGCGGCCCCAAGTGCTGGACTTCAGAAAGCTGGGAGTGTATTACGCAGACTTGGCGAAGAGTAGATTGACAG GACTGGTGGTGCTCACAGCTGTGGCAGGGTATGCAATGGCCCCAGCCCCCATGGAGGTCACCACCCTGCTGCTGTGTGCCCTGGGAACTGGCCTGGTGTCTGCTGCTGCCAACTCCATCAACCAGTTCCTTGAGGTGCCTTTTGACTCACAGATGGACCGCACCAAGAACAGGATCTTAGTCAGAg GTCTGGTGACTCCGCTGCATGCCGTCAGTTTTGCTTCAGTGTGCAGCATAGCGGGCATCGGCATGCTGTACTTTGGGGCCAACGGGCTTGCTGCTGCTCTTGGTGCTGTCAACCTGGTGCTGTACACGTCTGTCTACACGCCCATGAAGAGGCTCACCATTCTGAACACCTGGCTCGGCGCTGTGG TTGGTGCTATCCCGCCCCTCATTGGCTGGGCCAGCTGTGCCGGGGAGCTGGGTGCAGGGGCGTGGATCATGGCTGCCATCCTCTATGCATGGCAGTTCCCTCACTTCAACTCCCTCTCGTGGAACCTGCGGCCAGACTACTCCCGGGCTGGCTACCGCATGATGTCCGTGACTGACCCAG ATCTGTGCCGGAGGGTCACCCTACGCTACAGCCTGGCCATGGTGGGGATCTGCACCCTCGCCCCAGTCACAGACGTCACCACCTGGACTTTTGCAGctgactcccttcccttcaacggCTACTTGGTGTATCTCG CTTGGAGGTTCCACCAAGATGCAGACAGCAAGAGCTCCAGAAAGTTGTTCCTGTTCTCCTTGATTCATTTGCCTGTCATCATGATGCTGATGATCATAAGCAAGAAGCACTACGGTAAAGGCAAGACGACCGAGGCCGTCGGTGCTGCCAGTGAGAGTGTCGAGGGTGCAACAAAGAATGAGCTGTCTCATACTTTAGGTACCTGA
- the LOC127001236 gene encoding protoheme IX farnesyltransferase, mitochondrial-like isoform X1: MGSIIRGRGWSALVRACHHNTTCIYYGKSVSQCTSSTHPYTTTHLMKGVDKRFKSSAAFLRSAGTLERDSNEGSEERTLPQGDTTAQKRPVRVMVIRSATQQKPLRSNEAPLLHHARASAVVDVRKDVATHSSPQEIHLSVDQLLRDSRKLLYIAKRSQQNEDEDDIEYSSERESRKHREPELVGALPPGALDWRPQVLDFRKLGVYYADLAKSRLTGLVVLTAVAGYAMAPAPMEVTTLLLCALGTGLVSAAANSINQFLEVPFDSQMDRTKNRILVRGLVTPLHAVSFASVCSIAGIGMLYFGANGLAAALGAVNLVLYTSVYTPMKRLTILNTWLGAVVGAIPPLIGWASCAGELGAGAWIMAAILYAWQFPHFNSLSWNLRPDYSRAGYRMMSVTDPDLCRRVTLRYSLAMVGICTLAPVTDVTTWTFAADSLPFNGYLVYLAWRFHQDADSKSSRKLFLFSLIHLPVIMMLMIISKKHYGKGKTTEAVGAASESVEGATKNELSHTLGT, translated from the exons ATGGGTAGCATAATCAGGGGGCGAGGGTGGAGCGCCCTAGTGCGAGCgtgtcaccacaacacaacatGCATCTACTACGGGAAGAGTGTGTCACAGTGCACCTCATCGACACACCCCTACACCACCACGCACCTCATGAAGGGGGTTGATAAGAGGTTCAAGTCCTCTGCTGCATTCCTGAGAAGTGCTGGAACGCTGGAGAGAGACAGCAATGAGGGCAGTGAGGAGAGGACACTGCCCCAGGGAGACACCACAGCACAGAAGAGACCAGTCAGG GTGATGGTGATCCGCAGCGCCACACAGCAGAAGCCCTTGAGGAGCAACGAGGCACCACTCCTGCACCACGCCAGGGCTAGTGCTGTGGTGGACGTGAGGAAGGACGTAGCCACCCACAGCAGCCCACAGGAAATACACCTCTCTGTGGACCAGCTGCTACGGGACTCCAGGAAGCTACTCTACATTGCCAAGCGCTCACAG cagaatgaggatgaggatgacatAGAGTACAGCAGTGAGAGGGAGTCCCGCAAACACAGGGAGCCAGAGCTGGTTGGAGCCTTGCCGCCCGGTGCCCTGGACTGGCGGCCCCAAGTGCTGGACTTCAGAAAGCTGGGAGTGTATTACGCAGACTTGGCGAAGAGTAGATTGACAG GACTGGTGGTGCTCACAGCTGTGGCAGGGTATGCAATGGCCCCAGCCCCCATGGAGGTCACCACCCTGCTGCTGTGTGCCCTGGGAACTGGCCTGGTGTCTGCTGCTGCCAACTCCATCAACCAGTTCCTTGAGGTGCCTTTTGACTCACAGATGGACCGCACCAAGAACAGGATCTTAGTCAGAg GTCTGGTGACTCCGCTGCATGCCGTCAGTTTTGCTTCAGTGTGCAGCATAGCGGGCATCGGCATGCTGTACTTTGGGGCCAACGGGCTTGCTGCTGCTCTTGGTGCTGTCAACCTGGTGCTGTACACGTCTGTCTACACGCCCATGAAGAGGCTCACCATTCTGAACACCTGGCTCGGCGCTGTGG TTGGTGCTATCCCGCCCCTCATTGGCTGGGCCAGCTGTGCCGGGGAGCTGGGTGCAGGGGCGTGGATCATGGCTGCCATCCTCTATGCATGGCAGTTCCCTCACTTCAACTCCCTCTCGTGGAACCTGCGGCCAGACTACTCCCGGGCTGGCTACCGCATGATGTCCGTGACTGACCCAG ATCTGTGCCGGAGGGTCACCCTACGCTACAGCCTGGCCATGGTGGGGATCTGCACCCTCGCCCCAGTCACAGACGTCACCACCTGGACTTTTGCAGctgactcccttcccttcaacggCTACTTGGTGTATCTCG CTTGGAGGTTCCACCAAGATGCAGACAGCAAGAGCTCCAGAAAGTTGTTCCTGTTCTCCTTGATTCATTTGCCTGTCATCATGATGCTGATGATCATAAGCAAGAAGCACTACGGTAAAGGCAAGACGACCGAGGCCGTCGGTGCTGCCAGTGAGAGTGTCGAGGGTGCAACAAAGAATGAGCTGTCTCATACTTTAGGTACCTGA